The genome window GTTGATTCTTTCACTCAGTAACTATGTCTGTATTGCCTGCATGACACACACCTGTTATACAAGTTATCTATCTGAATAGACTTGACTAATTTCAGGGGCAAACGCTAGGGCAAGGTGAGTCAGTGAATGAGAGCATGAATTGTAAAAGTCCGTCACTTCAGATTTTTCACACAGTAACTGCATAATACAAACATTTTCAGTGTGCATTAATACTagtttttgtaaaaaaaaccTCTCAGTGACGTTCGAGGGAATATAGCAAGTGATTCAGCCTTCAGGCCAAGTAATGAGAGAATGGATAGCTACCAATCATGTTATTCATGGTAATGCACTCAAGCAAAGTTATAATCATCTCAATAGAGGTAATGTGAAAAGAGACCGAGATATAAAGCACATGTTTTCCTAGTTTTAATGCTTTAATAAAGAAATCTAAAATCTTGATAGAAATGTTAATGTGTGTTAATGCCAAATGTGTGAGGAAATAATGTGCCAGAGCTGTCTTCTGTATACTATGATATGTTTTTGGATGCGAAGAGAGAAGACACACATGTTCACAAATGTAGGCCATTACCAATTGTTAGCTGACACTGGTTGGTTGGAAAACATTAACATATCGTCCGGTCTTAGTCTATTAATCAAATGGGTTCGTGGTTTGATTACCAGCAAGTTTAATTGATACAATTAAACCCTTAATTGTTTACCAATGGTCAAGACAGCACATTGCAATGTAGTAGTGTGTTTGAATGGTGTTTGAATGGTTAAATGTAAATGCGGCAATTTAAAATACATCGCTATCTTGGTTTAGCATGCTCTTAACACAAAGCAGAGTTGATGCTGATAGAAATAGTGTTCGTTTGGCAGGCCATTGTTCATAAAGCAAATAATTGGAGACATTTCAACTTTGACCTGATGAAAAACCACAAATGTCATCCTCATGGTGGCACGAGATAAAAAGGGGATCACCAAAGTCATGAGGATTCATTCTCTAGAGATCATTAATGTCCGAGTCACAAAAGCAATGAGATGCATcaaaaacatttattaaaatgtcactGAAGATAATCCAACCTGAGCATTCTCACATTTTCAAATTTAGAGTCACTGATTTAACTAAATGCTCACATACCTCACATACAATTGAGATTCCCCCCCTAATACCTCTGCTCTTTGTTGTGATCTGATTTTCTCTCTCACAGCTCTGTTAGAGGTCATTCTTGCTGGCAGAGACTGCTTGGTGGCTGGAGACTCGTGCTCGAGTGATGAGACTTGCAGTCCACGTCTGCGGACTCTGCGTCAGTGCGTGGCGGGGAATGGCAGCATGAAGCTGGGCCCCGGGGCCAGGAGCCAGTGTGCTAATGCAGTGTCGGCGCTGCTGTCCAGCCCCTTAAATGGCTGCCAGTGCAAACGAGGCATGAAGAAGGAGAAGAACTGCCTGAGCATCTACTGGAGCCTTCATCAGTCCTTCATACATGGTCAGTGTCTAGACTCTAGAGGATAGCAGTGGTCCTTTAAAAGTGTACAAATCAGACCTTTGTTTAGTTCTCATTTGGTAGCTGAAGAACCACAGGTCATTACAAACTGTACCGATGACTAAATATTAGACTGTGTACAAATGATCATTTAGGTGATTGGAGTCTTAGTAGCAACATGATAACATGTGATAATTATAGTATACAACCTAATTAATTGACAAGATTCATGTAAATGTTTTACCTGTTTCTATTTTGCTTTCAGGGCTCAACCTGGTGGAGAGTTATCCCTATGAGACCGTGCACAGAGATTACGACTACGTCCGCTTGGCCTCTATTACAGCTGGCAAGTTCACTGACCTTCATTAAGTTTCACCTTATTTGATACAATTTTAACCTTTGAAGATGTAGTGTTCTTGCACAAATACATGACTCGACTGAATTTACCCCTGGAAGCATGCCTGGGGCAATTAGAGGTGCCTTCTGTTCTTAAGACACAGTTACACAAGAAATGCTATTCATCCTCAGACAACTGCCACATCCAGAAGGGGGTTGTTGTCTTTGGATTAATTTGCCAGATTGACGTGAAATAACACAACGAATGGCTGCCAATGCTGTCCATATGAAGTCAATATTATACTTAGGAATTAAATTACATACAAATCTAATTTAGCAATTTTAActcttaaaatgtaataaaacaagTCCAAACTCTGAAAGGCAGGTTAATTCTGTGAATACAAAACATTAgaacaaactattaaaaaacAACAGAATAAACTAGCTATGCCTCATTAACACGTGCATCGCCTGAAACGTTTACTAAAGGCTACACATTTAAGTAGAAGGTAGAAGTCAGAAAACATTGGCCGAAGTTAAATGAGAGTAAAaggtgtgttaatgtgtgtatTCTTTTTGTGGTAATTGTAGGCCAATCTGGTCCTGTTGGATGTTAACTTGTCTACAGTAACACTCCTTGTTTTACCTCTAGCCATAGTTGAATACAAACAATGTCCAGAGAATTATTCTGCCTAAAGCTACCATCCACCCCAAGAAAGTTCATGTTTTTCATCATGTTTACTGCCAGAAAAAGGGTTTATACTGTATATTTATCAAACTACAAATCCGACAAGAATACCTGAAGAACTGATGACTAATCCCTGAAGCTCAAATAGCTCAATGAGGTCGGCTCGTTGCTCATTTCCCAGGCAGGATGTATACAAAAGGTCCATTCAGAAGTTGTCACTCTCACACCAAACATGACCCGTCACAAAGTCAGGCTTGCTTTATTTACTGATGCAATAAAGGACAGGAAGCTGTTTGGATGTTTCTCGCAGATCACATATtactatatataatatgtaatatataatatatagcattaCTCGAGTTACACTTGATCTCAGGTGGGAAGATACTCAGATATCAACAGTTTTAGGCATGTTCCTGAATCTTATTTAGATCAGTTTAGTATTTAAAGACATTTGTATGCTTTTTACGTCTTCATTTGATAGCAATATTGGAGAAAACAAAACCTAAATCGGGGAAACAAAGCAGGGGAATGACATAAAGCAAACGGGCCGAACCAGGACATTTACAGATAAGAGGACAGCAGAGAGAAATTAGCAAAGTAGCTGACTATAATGCAAACtatacttttaaaatatggCATATAGGCCTAGTATTTTGGCGCACTATGCCTGCTTTTACGATTATTTTAATCAGGATGATGGAGAGGCATAAACCTTGTTCTTGTACTAGCATTACAATGATGAGAAGCTAGCtggattatatatttatttttatatatttttattcagATTTTGCATTTTATTACATAACAGTACAAACGAATTTGCACCCAATCCCCACCCAGAACACCGAGGGTGATGCAACCAAAAgcaaaaaaaatacatacataaaagagtagcgaagtcgatagggacttggcttggcaactggaaggtcaccagttcaagtcccggcaagaccaagtgccaccgagctgtccctgagcaaggcaccgttccctacactgctccccgggcgccgttcaaaatggcagcacactgctcctaacactaggatgggtcaaatgcagagaaacaatttccccacgagggattaataaaagtccatcttaatctTAGTAACAACTGTCTAGctggattatatttgattatattcTCAATGCAATTCAAGAAATGTTTCTGTTTTTATAACATAAGAATTAAATACCAGACTCCTCTTCTAAAACTCGTTTTGTTATTCTGGTCCTCGGGAAATGAGCCACATTGCTTATTCACAGACACTTCCACCTTGCTGCGGATCTTAAATTCCAAACGACCCATCTCAACCTTTGAAAGATTACATCTCAGCATGTTGAATGAATACATCAGTGCAAACTACACATCTCACACGCTGTTTATAtaccaataaaaacatttttgctCAGTAGGATTTATATTTCCACTGATATCTACACTTTTCTTTGACCTTACTTCTATCCATAGACTCAGACGTTGGCATGACAACTGTGAATCGCTGCCTGGACGCGGCCAAGGCTTGCAATGTGGACGACGTGTGCCAGAAGCTTCGCACAGAGTATGTGTCGGCTTGTATCAAACCCACTGCCAAGTCGGGCTTGTGCAACCGGCCTAAATGCAATAAGGCTCTGCGCCGGTTCTTCGACCGAGTCCCCGCCGACTACACACACGAACTGCTCTTCTGCCCCTGTACGGACACAGCATGCGCGGAGCGGCGGAGGCAGACTATTGTTCCCAGTTGCTCTTATGAAAGCGCAGAAAAACCCAACTGCATTACACAGATAAAGATCTGCAACACTGACTACGTGTGCAGGTTTGGAGATAAATGGATAATTGACTctcattcatttttatgtctttCTCTCAGGTCTATAACAGATATTAAAGTTATTTCTCACCTGGTCTCATATGGATACGATAAGATATTGCCGTAATATGATCAAATTCCCCAGTTTCGTTTTGCTTTAATGAACTAACTATTTTCTCAATGTATCCCAAATCatcaaatccaatgtttaaTCATTCCAGGTTTCTTCAAGTACTCCTTGGATATAGATTTGAAATATACTCACACCACATATTTGGGCTAGTGCTGTTCAGTATTATGTATCTTTGAAACCAAATAAACAGCCATTTAATCAACACAATGGCCTGCTGTTTTACCCTAAAGCTTTCCACCTACATTGGTTAGAACACCCCAGAGAGCCGGTTGGAATAACACATTAAATATTTAGCACAGATAAAGAGCCAGATGGATCTGAGTTATCGCTCATTGCTATCTCTGGTCATGGCCATTATTGTTCACAGCCCCATTACACTCAGAGGGCTTTGCAAATGATCCCCGGTCTGGGGGATGAAATATATTACTCTTTCTATCACTTTACACATTACAGTCCAATGCTTTCAGTCTACAGCACGTCCAACAATATTTCCTTATGTCAGAGGGGCGAACGTAATTAAATGAAAGTTGTAGTACAACAATGGACTGAACCAGCAAAGTTTTAACATAAAATCATACAGAGAGATGATCTTTCTAACCAGTGTTTCGTTGCTTCTCTAGGTCTCGCCTGGCACAGTTCCAGTACGATTGCGAACCCTCCGAAATATCTGCCAATGGCTGCAAGCAAGGGAACTACGGAGCCTGTCTTCTCGCCTACACAGGGCTCGTAGGTAGGTGCACACCTGAGAGGTGAGAAAAACATATACAGAAAAGAGAAGATTAATTTAAATTAACAGGTGGAGAGACGTGCAGCATATGGCATATATGCCATACAGTATGCTGGGTTAGAGAAGCAAGCTTACAATTGTGCAAGAGGCAgaaaataaatagataattaaTAAATACTGAACAGGTCAGGTGTGAGTGGGAGAACTAAATAATATTTCTAATCAAAAACCAGAAGACAAAGGTTCAACACAGTTTAAGATACAAAAGCATTCATATTAGACTGACTAACAGAGGCTCTTTCTTTACACAGTGtgttttaaaacaaaccgtAAAAGAAAATAGGAGCAGCGACTTCTTTTCCGCAGAAACTGGAGAGAGGAGATAACCAATGCATTTCAAGAACCTCAAATGTTGCCCctcagcacagacacacactttgCATTCTTATTCCCGTCTTGTATTTATTGAAGCACTTGGAATCCAAATTCCACTATGTTGAAGGAAAACAGCGAGAGAAAAACATTATCAATGCCGGAGACTTCCATGACCTAAACATTTATCAGAGTCTCTCTCTATAACATCATACAACTCAATGCACAGCCAGTCTAAGCAAACGATACTAGAATGTTATCATCACTGTGGATCAGGTCAGCGTACAGGAAACGCAGCGTCCATTACTACAGATGATAATGCACACGGTGTAACAACTCAAAGGGAGGATGAATATTTAATATTGATTGATGTTCGGTGCGTTTTGTCTGCAGGAAGCACAATAACTCCCAACTATATCGACAACTCAACTTCCAGCGTGGCTCCATGGTGCTCCTGCTCGGTCAGCTGGAGCCAGAGAGAAGACTGTGATCACTTCCTGGGATCCTTCACCACCAACATCTGTCTCCGTGAGTGTCTCTGACCCTTTCCACAATGTTTGAATGTACCaacctttaataataataataataataataatagatgaaATTTGTATagtgcctttcaagggacccaaggccgctttacatggtgaacaaacacacaaagaaaGAAAAGGGACAAATAATGTACATTCAAAAGTACCAACACAAGTTTTTGTGGTTAGGGGATTTGTTTGTAAAGCTATTGGGGAAGAATACAAAATGTACTTTTAGTTGCAATTTAAGGGTAAAAGCTGTggttagttctcattcataacactccgttcgatgtctcactatgggatgcgcctcatcgcggagcaaacagaagcatcaatctcattacgccaatcctgattggctggtgatcttgacgtctgcgtcagggaaatcaccccctataagtagcttgcgccacaacgcatgcgtcattcaaacacctcttctcgcttcagagcacatctctacagtagccgggcaagcttcactgtccacagactgaacccaaatacccatttcggtcggcgggcgctcgccggctactccttctgcttcgcaggaagacggtagtactaacgctgttagtatttaaaatcgacctcgcccttctcttacccgagaaagtaaggtaggtccgattttttaagctagcagcacacctattgctagctcgctccctctctaccgacaccacggtagcgaggaagtttttcttttctcttctccacggaggaagaaaggaataaaagacccacaccgtcctctttctccggattaaggacaaggtggtaatacccttttctcccgtcccacctgtcgagagcgggccctctccacgccacgaggcggccaagatggacgcccctctccctcacaccagaggagtcagggactcggtggctcgactctgcggctgcaggttgaagatctcgggcacagacacacaccaggtctgttcgtcctgcctcgggctggaacacgcccgaggcgctatcgacaaccccggctcatgcggacattgtgtccgcttcaccgtcaagagcctccgccgacggttagcacgacaagctagcctgtcggaacaggaccccccccatgtccacggacccgccggccggcagtcaagacacgggggcgtccgccacagagagtgaacccctctccaccaagctggggctcccggttagacctcaccacggtctcacccgcggaggatgccctcgagctggactacgaggaggacgccttggcattcctcctgtccgagtcgggttaacaggaagaggacaccttcattacattacattacattgcatttagctgacacttttatccaaagcgacttacaataagtacattcgaccagaaagacacaaccttgaagaaaacagaatcatataagtaaatcaggtttcatagagccaagtatttcaagtgctactcaactggctatagataagccagtcctttattagtatataagtgctctgttagcagttctttgttagtaattctatcgctcgaggtggagtcgaaagagatgagttttcagtctgcgccggaaggtgtgtaaggctgcaaagcctgaggcccagcttcgcccggtctgagcatggacctgcaggccgtgtgtaaacgcgctgcggtcagactcaacgtcccgtggcccgaaatggccaaggagacctccgggtcccgctacgagggaaaacatcttccccaagcagcggggaaaaggaggtaactccttccagtcttcccggagatgttggatgaagtgtcggtctcgtggagagaccggcccttcagcaacaaggtcccaatccagggtgcctcctccctagactgcgacggaatggagaagctcggcctgctccgcatgccgcccatggaaccgctggtagcggcccaccttctaccaaaggtgggcccgtcaccaagcaggaaccccacgctgccagcaaagtcggaccgttttcagtcagcaatgactgaaaaaTCCTATAAAgcggcagcgttgtccgccagggccctgaatgtgtcctcgctgctaaccgcctaccaaacggagctctgcgaggacctgtcgggtaacccgggggcagccactctggacgagatggcagcggtcacggacatttgtctctgtgtccaatgctgcgccgtccaggccacgggcaaagtaatggggatcatggtggtgcaggaaagagcgagatggctcaacctcaccaacctcccagaccgggaaaaggaagatgtgctggatatgcccatcgttcccgagggaattttcggctacgctctcgcctccatgcaaaggaggtgtgagacgaagaagagggaggacgaggcactccacctctgcctccctcgaagggtccagccgctgctttcacagcagcagtcctttacccaagctgcctcgaactctgctcggtttaaagcaccgaagacgcagaggtcgcagcccgccccgagtcccccaGCCCAagctggctgcacccgacttttctagtacggggtgtgcccatgggtgctgtcctttcacggaaagtgatcaccacggacgcatgtctgacaggttggggaggtatttatgaaggtcgcccggtgaggggtctctggagcagagacctccagcgagcgcacataaattacctggagcttttagcggtgtttctcaccctaagacgctttctgcctttcctcaggggacatcacgtcctcgtgacgacagacaatacgaccacaatatcgtatattaaccgccaagggggtttgcgttctctccagttacacacactggcgcgcaaacttaTCCTGTGGAGCGGTAGGCGTCTCCTCtccctgagagcgacgcacgtaccgggagtgatgaacctcggggcagatctacgattggcccccggggccttctgtacgcttttccacccctggctctgatacctccaactctggccagagtgagagagcaacgccacacacttatcctgatagctccgcactggccagctatgtactggctagcggagatatatcagctgctgtgcgggcagccatggcagctcccaatacgcagggacatactgtcccaagcgggggggggcgatctttcacccacacccagagcgattggctctatgggcctggcccgtgagtggtaccatAATCGGGGGTgctttgtcataatgaccaagccccctgtgtcctgggctatcccttacaagggcaagcctgttactaagcaacggctctcccactgttttgtggaagcaattgctgtggGGCCCGTACGAGTCAGAGCTCGCAGGCACCTTCTGGTTCGCGAGCTCtcttgactcagggtctggctgcccaggatgtctcccatccaagacattggtgcaagcggcgagctggtcctcgccgctcacttttgtctgcCTTTTTTAAAGTCTGGACGTTCTACTCCCAGTTTTGACTCAaacagtgctgggcacctggttgagtcggagccctacctgttaaagttctggtcggtttggtgattttcgagataagctcgtctggcaatacgggagctacaatttcccatagtgagacatcgaacagagtgatatgaatgagaactatatgttacttacgtaactccagttttcagagtaacatgaagtgagatgtctcaccagacggccctccttgctatggtgaagcgagaagaggtgcttattttgaatgacgcatgcgttttggcgcaagctacttatagggggtgatttccgattggcgtaatgagattgatgcttctgtttgctccgcgatgaggcgcatcccatagtgagacatctcacttcatgttactctgagaactgggattacgtaagtaacctatattttttaaagatacattttgtattttttttttatactgcAGGAAAATAATGAAACTTCATAgaattttgtatttttttgtttcttATCATTGTATTGAATtgggttttaaaaaataataatcaatCAGTTATTGTACAACTGACATCCCCAGTTTCTATACATCTCCTAGAAAAAAACTGCAAAAAAAACTGCGCCCTCTTACTTTCAGCACCCTCATACCAAAATGCAGATTTTCCACGTAGAATTTTAAAGTGATGccagaaaacaatatttctgttCTTCAGAAACTGTAGACAGATTTGTTTTTACAGAGGTCCGACCTTGCATGCATCATCACAAAAGTAAGCATATGGGAACTTTAAATTGAAGTGTGCGTATAACAAGAGGAAGTATAAACGGGTATAAAGAAAACCCCATCACTGTCAAAAAAATATGTTTCATAACTACCTCAGGTGCTTGTATGGTTTCATATTAATTCCCTTCACTGCTGGTACAGAGTAATTGCATTATGATATGAAATATAAAAACTGCGTTccctaatcagaataatttgAACTGATAACCTGCAACAGGAGGCATTTAAACAGACTTCAAAATTCAAGTAAATGAGTTTTGGATGTGAAGAAAGTGACAGGACAGAGCAGTCGGGATTAAGAGAGACATATTGTTTCCCAGCATGctccaacagcagcagcagagtgaaatgtatttaaatcaGATATtatgttattaaaaaaaaatatgaaatgtgctttttctcactctctctctctttttatcCCATTTACTTGCTCACTCCATCGTCTCTTGTTATTAATCATCTACTTCATGCTGTTTCCTTGGTAATTCCACCTGGTTGTTCAGACAGTCACTTCTTACTGAATAAAAAGTAGCTGGGCTGTGAGTGTTGTATAATTGGATATTTATTGAAACTCCTCCAAACACCTAATGTAGTTtctttcctttttgttttaacatgacggagaaaacgttAATCAGAAAAGTGCTAATTATTATGGACACTAATTTCCCTGTGTTTGGACCAAACATTCATACCAAGTATTTAGTGACGCGTTTCTAGAGCTACTAATCAATATAATATTGCTTGTAAATACATGTATAGCGTTTTATACTTGTGCACTAACTGGTCGCTGACTCTTAATGTCAATACACATGATAATAATGCTCAAGAAGACAATGTTAACACCATATTTATGTAtgtcagtggcgaaccgtgaactagcgggccttctagaataccctggaaccgagggaaactctgaaagaatacgcccattggctacaaatcaatatatgattggttgatcaaactgtcagtccaaacgtacgctctcattcagtgcaacggccagggaaTTCgatctcatttattcattttatttatataattaaatcgattttttttttgtttgttttatctgtgtTCTAGgttattctctgaataccttgaatgGGTATGACACTGGATTTTCAAGTATTCGGACATCAGAAAAGTAAAATACACATATGACTTGGCAATGGCACCGGATGAAATGTCAAAAGATCTTGAAAGCCATACAAACTATTGGGGGGAAACAGTAATGTCTTAACAAAATGTCATGGCAATCTATCCAACAGTTGTTGAGACATTTGAGtcaaaa of Pseudochaenichthys georgianus chromosome 10, fPseGeo1.2, whole genome shotgun sequence contains these proteins:
- the gfra4b gene encoding GDNF family receptor alpha-4, giving the protein MDLWGMYLFHLITFALLEVILAGRDCLVAGDSCSSDETCSPRLRTLRQCVAGNGSMKLGPGARSQCANAVSALLSSPLNGCQCKRGMKKEKNCLSIYWSLHQSFIHGLNLVESYPYETVHRDYDYVRLASITADSDVGMTTVNRCLDAAKACNVDDVCQKLRTEYVSACIKPTAKSGLCNRPKCNKALRRFFDRVPADYTHELLFCPCTDTACAERRRQTIVPSCSYESAEKPNCITQIKICNTDYVCRSRLAQFQYDCEPSEISANGCKQGNYGACLLAYTGLVGSTITPNYIDNSTSSVAPWCSCSVSWSQREDCDHFLGSFTTNICLQNALMMFGSESDQQPTVSQASMPSPGSSSRETRSTASPQETIETMRNILDTIIPTQALGNELLVGQSTLPSNSFPSSASPPSLMLQAALCLLLLLFHLLNNGH